In Rhodobacter xanthinilyticus, a single window of DNA contains:
- the atpA gene encoding F0F1 ATP synthase subunit alpha has translation MGIQAAEISAILKEQIKNFGQDAQVAEVGRVLSVGDGIARVYGLDNVQAGEMVEFPGGIRGMALNLETDNVGVVIFGSDRDIKEGDTVKRTQSIVDVPAGPGLLGRVVDALGNPIDGKGPVVFAERRIADVKAPGIIPRKSVHEPMATGLKSVDAMIPIGRGQRELIIGDRQTGKTAIALDTILNQKVYNDANPANKLHCFYVAVGQKRSTVAQLVKKLEETGAMEYTTVIAATASDPAPMQFLAPYSATAMAEYFRDNGMHALIVYDDLSKQAVSYRQMSLLLRRPPGREAYPGDVFYLHSRLLERSAKLNEDFGSGSLTALPVIETQGGDVSAFIPTNVISITDGQIFLETELFYQGIRPAVNTGLSVSRVGSSAQTNSMKSVAGPVKLELAQYREMAAFAQFGSDLDAATQKLLNRGARLTELMKQAQYSPLTNAEIVAVIFAGTNGFLDTVPVKEVGRFEKGLLSYLRGTRKDILEWLTNEDPKIKGDAEAKLKAAIEEFAKTFA, from the coding sequence TCAAGAACTTCGGGCAGGACGCCCAAGTCGCCGAAGTGGGCCGCGTGCTCTCTGTGGGCGACGGTATCGCCCGCGTCTACGGGCTGGACAACGTCCAGGCCGGCGAGATGGTGGAATTCCCCGGCGGGATCCGCGGGATGGCGCTGAACCTCGAAACCGACAACGTCGGTGTCGTTATCTTCGGTTCGGACCGTGACATCAAAGAAGGTGACACCGTCAAGCGCACCCAGTCGATCGTGGACGTTCCGGCGGGCCCCGGCCTGCTCGGCCGCGTCGTCGACGCGCTCGGCAACCCGATCGACGGCAAAGGCCCGGTGGTTTTCGCCGAGCGCCGCATCGCCGACGTCAAAGCCCCGGGCATCATTCCGCGGAAATCGGTGCACGAACCGATGGCGACCGGCCTCAAGTCGGTTGACGCGATGATCCCGATCGGCCGTGGCCAGCGCGAGCTGATCATCGGCGACCGTCAGACCGGCAAGACCGCGATCGCGCTCGACACCATTCTGAACCAGAAAGTCTACAACGACGCGAACCCGGCCAACAAGCTGCATTGCTTCTACGTCGCCGTCGGCCAGAAGCGCTCGACCGTGGCGCAGCTCGTCAAGAAGCTCGAAGAAACCGGCGCGATGGAATACACCACCGTCATCGCCGCGACCGCGTCCGACCCGGCGCCGATGCAGTTCCTCGCGCCCTATTCGGCGACCGCGATGGCCGAATACTTCCGCGACAACGGCATGCATGCGCTGATCGTCTATGATGACCTGTCGAAACAAGCCGTGTCCTATCGTCAGATGTCGCTGCTGCTGCGTCGTCCCCCGGGGCGTGAAGCCTATCCGGGCGACGTGTTCTACCTGCACTCGCGTCTGCTCGAGCGTTCGGCCAAGCTGAACGAGGATTTCGGTTCGGGCTCGCTCACCGCGCTGCCGGTCATCGAAACCCAGGGCGGCGACGTGTCGGCCTTCATCCCGACCAACGTGATCTCGATCACCGACGGCCAGATCTTCCTTGAAACCGAACTGTTCTACCAGGGCATCCGCCCGGCCGTGAACACCGGTCTCTCGGTGTCGCGCGTCGGCTCCTCGGCCCAGACCAACTCGATGAAGTCGGTCGCCGGCCCGGTGAAACTCGAACTCGCCCAGTATCGCGAAATGGCGGCCTTCGCCCAGTTCGGCTCGGATCTCGACGCCGCGACCCAGAAGCTGCTGAACCGCGGTGCGCGTCTGACCGAGCTGATGAAGCAAGCCCAGTACTCGCCGCTGACCAACGCCGAAATCGTTGCGGTCATCTTCGCGGGCACCAACGGCTTCCTCGACACCGTTCCGGTGAAAGAGGTCGGCCGCTTCGAAAAAGGCCTGCTCTCGTATCTGCGCGGCACCCGCAAGGACATCCTCGAGTGGCTCACCAACGAAGATCCCAAAATCAAGGGTGACGCGGAAGCGAAGCTGAAAGCCGCGATCGAAGAATTCGCCAAGACCTTCGCTTAA
- a CDS encoding F0F1 ATP synthase subunit gamma, whose product MPSLKDLKNRITSVKNTRKITKAMQMVAAAKLRRAQEAAESARPFAERMTAVMSGLAASVGGSDSAPRLLAGTGSDQIHLLVVMTGERGLCGGFNANIAKLAKARALELIAAGKTVKILTVGKKGRDALRRDLGDHFVAHVDLSEVKKIGYANAQEIARDLLARFEAGEFDVATIFYSRFESVISQIPTARQIIPAQFEAGEANAASAVYDYEPSEEEILADLLPRGVATAIFSALLENNASFNGAQMSAMDNATRNAGDMIDKLTIEFNRSRQAVITNELIEIISGAEAL is encoded by the coding sequence ATGCCCAGCCTTAAGGACCTAAAGAACCGGATCACGAGTGTCAAAAACACTCGGAAGATCACGAAGGCGATGCAGATGGTCGCGGCGGCTAAGCTCCGTCGCGCCCAGGAAGCCGCCGAAAGCGCCCGGCCCTTCGCCGAGCGCATGACGGCCGTCATGTCGGGGCTTGCTGCCTCGGTGGGCGGCTCCGACAGCGCGCCCCGGCTTCTCGCCGGGACGGGCTCGGATCAGATCCACCTTCTGGTGGTGATGACCGGTGAGCGCGGGCTGTGTGGGGGCTTCAACGCCAACATCGCCAAACTCGCGAAGGCGCGGGCTCTCGAGCTGATCGCCGCCGGCAAAACGGTCAAGATCCTGACCGTCGGCAAAAAAGGCCGCGACGCGCTGCGTCGTGACCTTGGCGACCATTTCGTGGCCCATGTCGATCTCTCCGAGGTCAAGAAAATCGGCTACGCCAACGCGCAGGAGATCGCCCGCGATCTGCTCGCCCGTTTCGAAGCCGGCGAATTCGATGTCGCGACGATCTTCTACTCGCGCTTCGAATCCGTGATCTCGCAGATCCCGACGGCCCGGCAGATCATCCCCGCCCAGTTCGAGGCAGGCGAAGCCAATGCGGCTTCGGCGGTCTACGACTACGAGCCGAGCGAAGAAGAGATCCTCGCGGATCTTCTCCCGCGCGGCGTGGCGACGGCGATCTTCTCGGCGCTTCTGGAAAACAACGCCTCGTTCAACGGGGCCCAGATGTCGGCGATGGACAACGCCACTCGCAACGCGGGCGACATGATCGACAAGCTGACGATCGAGTTCAACCGCTCGCGTCAGGCCGTGATCACCAACGAGCTCATCGAAATCATTTCGGGCGCCGAGGCGCTCTGA
- the atpD gene encoding F0F1 ATP synthase subunit beta, whose amino-acid sequence MASKGKVTQVIGAVVDVQFEGGLPAILNALETTNNGKKLVLEVAQHLGENSVRTIAMDATEGLVRGAEVSDTGAPITVPVGNATLGRILNVIGEPVDEKGPVANDQARAIHQPAPEFAEQSTESQILVTGIKVIDLLAPYSKGGKIGLFGGAGVGKTVLIMELINNIAKVHSGFSVFAGVGERTREGNDLYHEMIESGVINTEKLEESKVALVYGQMNEPPGARARVALTGLTLAEQFRDQSGTDVLFFVDNIFRFTQAGSEVSALLGRIPSAVGYQPTLATDMGALQERITSTKAGSITSVQAIYVPADDLTDPAPATSFAHLDATTVLSRAISELGIYPAVDPLDSTSRILDPQVVGEEHYQVARDVQGMLQRYKSLQDIIAILGMDELSEEDKLTVARARKIQRFLSQPFDVAKVFTGSDGVQVPLEDTIRSFKAVVAGEYDHLPEAAFYMVGGIDEVIAKAAKLAAAA is encoded by the coding sequence ATGGCAAGCAAAGGCAAAGTGACCCAGGTCATCGGCGCCGTCGTCGACGTCCAGTTCGAAGGCGGTCTGCCCGCGATTCTGAACGCGCTTGAAACCACCAACAACGGCAAGAAGCTGGTGCTCGAAGTCGCCCAGCACCTCGGCGAGAACTCGGTGCGCACCATCGCGATGGACGCCACCGAAGGCCTCGTGCGCGGTGCGGAAGTCTCCGATACCGGCGCGCCGATCACCGTGCCGGTGGGCAACGCCACCCTCGGCCGCATCCTGAACGTCATCGGCGAGCCGGTGGACGAAAAGGGCCCGGTCGCGAACGACCAGGCGCGCGCCATCCACCAGCCGGCCCCGGAATTCGCCGAGCAATCGACCGAGAGCCAGATCCTCGTGACCGGCATCAAGGTCATCGACCTGCTCGCCCCCTACTCGAAGGGCGGCAAGATCGGCCTCTTCGGCGGCGCCGGCGTGGGCAAGACCGTTCTGATCATGGAACTGATCAACAACATCGCGAAAGTGCACTCGGGCTTCTCGGTGTTCGCGGGCGTTGGCGAACGGACCCGTGAAGGCAACGACCTCTACCACGAGATGATCGAATCGGGCGTTATCAACACCGAGAAACTCGAAGAGTCGAAAGTGGCGCTGGTCTACGGCCAGATGAACGAGCCTCCGGGGGCCCGTGCGCGCGTCGCGCTGACCGGTCTGACGCTCGCGGAACAGTTCCGCGACCAGTCGGGCACCGACGTTCTGTTCTTCGTCGACAACATCTTCCGCTTCACCCAGGCGGGTTCGGAAGTGTCGGCGCTCCTCGGCCGGATCCCGTCGGCCGTGGGTTACCAGCCGACGCTGGCGACCGACATGGGCGCGCTGCAAGAACGCATCACCTCGACCAAAGCCGGCTCGATCACCTCGGTGCAGGCGATCTACGTTCCGGCCGACGACCTGACCGACCCGGCGCCGGCGACCTCGTTCGCCCACCTCGACGCCACCACGGTTCTGTCGCGTGCGATCTCGGAACTCGGGATCTATCCGGCGGTGGACCCGCTCGACTCGACCTCGCGGATCCTCGACCCGCAAGTCGTCGGCGAAGAGCACTACCAGGTCGCCCGTGACGTGCAGGGGATGCTCCAGCGCTACAAGTCGCTGCAGGACATCATCGCCATTCTCGGCATGGACGAACTGTCGGAAGAAGACAAACTCACCGTGGCGCGCGCCCGGAAGATCCAACGCTTCCTGTCGCAACCCTTCGACGTGGCGAAGGTCTTCACCGGTTCGGACGGCGTTCAGGTGCCGCTCGAAGACACCATCCGCTCGTTCAAGGCGGTTGTGGCTGGCGAATACGACCACCTGCCGGAAGCTGCCTTCTACATGGTCGGCGGCATCGACGAAGTGATCGCCAAGGCTGCCAAGCTCGCCGCCGCGGCGTAA
- a CDS encoding F0F1 ATP synthase subunit epsilon: MADTMQFDLVSPERKLASVQAREVRIPGADGDLTAMPGHAALITTLRPGILTVVSAEGSADYAVTGGFAEIGPEGVTVLAERGLPKTELTPAIHAEMMAEAKKAVDTAHPSVVDAAVKMLADMEALGTHMTA; this comes from the coding sequence ATGGCCGACACGATGCAATTCGACCTCGTCTCCCCTGAACGGAAGCTCGCTTCCGTCCAGGCCCGCGAGGTGCGCATCCCGGGCGCCGATGGTGACCTGACTGCGATGCCGGGTCACGCGGCCCTGATCACCACGCTGCGTCCGGGCATCCTGACGGTCGTTTCGGCCGAGGGGAGCGCGGATTATGCCGTCACCGGCGGCTTTGCCGAGATCGGGCCGGAGGGCGTCACCGTCCTCGCCGAGCGCGGCTTGCCGAAGACCGAGCTGACCCCGGCGATCCACGCCGAGATGATGGCGGAGGCCAAGAAGGCCGTCGATACCGCCCATCCCTCGGTGGTCGACGCCGCGGTGAAGATGCTCGCGGATATGGAAGCCCTCGGCACCCATATGACCGCCTGA
- a CDS encoding H-type lectin domain-containing protein — MQKFSSHRVGVLQGSLVLFSDYQDGGVMWTGEGPRELRKVVEFSEAFREVPAVHVSLAMWDIDQKHNGRMDISADMVTEEGFVIVFRTWGDTRVARVRCDWLAIGGVGNEDDWEIL, encoded by the coding sequence ATGCAGAAGTTTAGCAGCCATCGCGTCGGGGTCTTGCAAGGGTCGCTGGTGCTGTTCTCCGATTACCAGGACGGCGGCGTGATGTGGACGGGCGAGGGCCCGCGCGAGCTGCGCAAGGTCGTCGAATTCTCCGAGGCCTTCCGCGAAGTGCCCGCCGTGCATGTCTCGCTCGCGATGTGGGATATCGACCAGAAGCACAACGGCCGGATGGATATCTCGGCCGATATGGTGACCGAGGAGGGCTTCGTGATCGTATTCCGCACCTGGGGCGATACCCGCGTGGCGCGCGTGCGCTGCGACTGGCTCGCGATCGGCGGGGTCGGCAACGAGGACGATTGGGAAATTCTCTGA
- the aroQ gene encoding type II 3-dehydroquinate dehydratase, whose product MSKTIFILNGPNLNLLGKREPEIYGHETLADVESRCAAIAGPRGVAVSLRQSNHEGEIIDWIHEAREAAAGIVINPAAFTHTSVAILDALNAYDGPVIEVHISNVHKREAFRHHSFVSARAEGVIAGLGIEGYEAATRRILTLIGA is encoded by the coding sequence ATGAGCAAGACGATTTTCATCCTGAACGGGCCAAACCTGAACCTCTTGGGCAAGCGCGAGCCGGAGATCTACGGCCACGAGACGCTCGCCGATGTCGAGAGCCGCTGCGCCGCGATCGCGGGGCCGCGGGGCGTGGCGGTGAGCCTGCGCCAGTCGAACCACGAGGGCGAGATCATCGACTGGATCCACGAGGCGCGCGAGGCCGCCGCGGGCATCGTGATCAACCCCGCGGCCTTCACCCATACCTCGGTCGCGATCCTCGATGCGCTCAACGCCTATGACGGCCCGGTGATCGAGGTGCATATCTCGAACGTCCACAAGCGCGAGGCCTTCCGCCATCACAGCTTCGTCTCGGCCCGCGCCGAAGGGGTGATCGCCGGCCTCGGCATCGAGGGCTACGAGGCCGCAACGCGCCGGATCCTGACGCTGATCGGCGCCTGA
- the groL gene encoding chaperonin GroEL (60 kDa chaperone family; promotes refolding of misfolded polypeptides especially under stressful conditions; forms two stacked rings of heptamers to form a barrel-shaped 14mer; ends can be capped by GroES; misfolded proteins enter the barrel where they are refolded when GroES binds), whose amino-acid sequence MAAKDVKFSTDARDRMLKGVNILADAVKVTLGPKGRNVVIEKSFGAPRITKDGVSVAKEIELSDKFENMGAQMVKEVASRTNDEAGDGTTTATVLAQAIIKEGLKSVAAGLNPMDLKRGIDMATLKVVEAIKAAARPVADSDEVAQVGTISANGEAQIGRFIADAMQKVGNEGVITVEENKGMETEVEVVEGMQFDRGYLSPYFVTNPDKMIADLEDCLILLHEKKLSSLQPMVPLLEQVIQSQKPLLIIAEDVEGEALATLVVNKLRGGLKIAAVKAPGFGDRRKAMLQDIAILTGGQVISEDLGMKLENVGLDMLGKAKKVTISKENTTIVDGAGEKAEIEARVAQIRTQIEETTSDYDREKLQERVAKLAGGVAVIRVGGMTEVEVKERKDRVDDALNATRAAVQEGIVVGGGVALVQAGKVLAELTGANSDQDAGIAIVRRALEAPMRQIAENAGVDGAVVAGKVRESSDLAFGFNAQTEEYGDMFKFGVIDPAKVTRTALEDAASVAGLLITTECMIAEKPEPKAPAGGMPDMGGMGGMM is encoded by the coding sequence ATGGCAGCCAAGGACGTCAAGTTCTCGACCGATGCCCGCGACCGCATGCTCAAGGGCGTCAACATCCTCGCCGATGCGGTGAAGGTCACGCTCGGCCCGAAAGGCCGCAACGTCGTCATCGAAAAATCCTTCGGCGCGCCGCGCATCACCAAGGACGGTGTGTCGGTCGCCAAGGAAATCGAGCTCTCGGACAAGTTCGAGAACATGGGCGCGCAGATGGTGAAAGAAGTCGCCTCGCGCACCAATGACGAAGCCGGCGACGGCACCACCACCGCCACCGTGCTCGCGCAAGCGATCATCAAGGAAGGCCTGAAATCGGTCGCCGCCGGGCTCAACCCGATGGACCTCAAGCGCGGCATCGACATGGCGACGCTGAAAGTCGTCGAAGCGATCAAGGCCGCCGCGCGCCCGGTCGCCGACAGCGACGAAGTCGCTCAGGTCGGCACCATTTCGGCCAACGGCGAAGCCCAGATCGGCCGTTTCATCGCCGATGCGATGCAGAAGGTCGGCAACGAGGGTGTGATCACCGTCGAAGAAAACAAGGGCATGGAGACCGAGGTTGAAGTCGTCGAAGGCATGCAGTTCGACCGCGGCTACCTCTCGCCCTATTTCGTCACCAACCCCGACAAGATGATCGCGGATCTCGAAGACTGCCTCATCCTGCTGCACGAGAAGAAACTCTCGTCGCTGCAGCCGATGGTGCCGCTGCTCGAGCAAGTCATCCAGTCGCAAAAACCGCTCCTCATCATCGCCGAGGACGTGGAAGGCGAAGCGCTGGCGACCCTCGTGGTCAACAAGCTGCGCGGCGGGCTGAAGATCGCCGCCGTCAAGGCGCCGGGCTTTGGTGACCGTCGCAAGGCCATGCTGCAGGACATCGCGATCCTGACCGGCGGCCAGGTGATCTCGGAAGACCTCGGCATGAAGCTCGAGAATGTCGGCCTCGACATGCTCGGTAAGGCCAAGAAGGTCACCATCTCGAAAGAGAACACCACGATCGTCGACGGCGCCGGCGAGAAGGCCGAGATCGAAGCGCGTGTCGCCCAGATCCGCACCCAGATCGAGGAAACCACCTCGGACTACGACCGTGAAAAGCTGCAAGAGCGCGTGGCGAAGCTCGCCGGCGGCGTGGCTGTCATCCGCGTGGGCGGCATGACCGAGGTCGAAGTGAAAGAGCGCAAGGACCGTGTCGATGACGCGCTGAACGCGACCCGTGCGGCGGTTCAGGAAGGCATCGTCGTCGGCGGCGGCGTGGCTCTGGTGCAGGCTGGCAAGGTGCTCGCCGAGCTGACCGGCGCGAACTCGGACCAGGATGCGGGCATCGCGATCGTGCGTCGCGCGCTCGAAGCTCCGATGCGTCAGATCGCCGAGAACGCGGGCGTCGACGGCGCCGTGGTGGCCGGCAAGGTCCGCGAATCGTCGGATCTCGCCTTCGGCTTCAACGCGCAGACCGAAGAATATGGCGACATGTTCAAGTTCGGCGTCATCGACCCGGCGAAAGTCACCCGCACGGCGCTCGAGGATGCGGCTTCGGTCGCGGGTCTCTTGATCACCACCGAATGCATGATCGCCGAGAAGCCCGAGCCGAAAGCTCCGGCCGGCGGCATGCCCGACATGGGCGGCATGGGCGGCATGATGTAA
- the groES gene encoding co-chaperone GroES, protein MAFKPLHDRVLVKRVQSEEKTKGGLIIPDSAKEKPAEGEIVAVGEGARKDSGELIAPSVKPGDRVLFGKWSGTEVTLDGEELLIMKESDIMGIIA, encoded by the coding sequence ATGGCATTCAAACCGCTTCATGACCGCGTGCTGGTCAAGCGCGTGCAGAGCGAAGAAAAGACCAAGGGCGGTCTGATCATTCCGGATTCGGCGAAAGAGAAGCCGGCCGAGGGCGAGATCGTCGCCGTTGGCGAAGGCGCGCGCAAGGATTCGGGCGAGCTGATCGCGCCGTCGGTCAAGCCGGGCGATCGCGTGCTCTTCGGCAAATGGTCGGGCACGGAAGTGACCCTCGACGGCGAAGAACTGCTGATCATGAAAGAATCCGACATCATGGGCATCATCGCGTAA
- a CDS encoding TraB/GumN family protein → MIWRAVASVALGVSVLAGTGARAGCVGTDLFAALPEAERAALTADAAAAPHGEGLVFRASRGEERLTVVGTYHLPDPRHAALVAEIRPDLAAATTLLVEAGPEEEAALKARIATDPGLMFATDGPTLPEILPEDLWQELATVATARGMPAVLVAKMRPAFLSMILSIPPCALTEMAEGGGGLDKALMAEAAARDLPVRAVEPYDTLFTLFEEIPQEDTEAMIRATLVGAEDGPSNSVTMGNLYFARQPRLIWEFSRHEALAAGLDPEEVAAQMDLAEELLVVRRNRAWIAPVEAALAEGPAVLAVGALHLSGAVGVLALLEAEGFTVTRVD, encoded by the coding sequence ATGATTTGGCGTGCGGTTGCGAGTGTGGCCCTCGGGGTCTCGGTTCTGGCGGGGACGGGGGCGCGCGCGGGCTGTGTGGGCACCGATCTCTTCGCGGCGCTCCCCGAGGCCGAGCGCGCCGCGCTCACCGCCGACGCCGCTGCCGCGCCCCATGGCGAGGGGCTCGTCTTCCGCGCCTCCCGCGGCGAAGAGCGCCTCACCGTCGTCGGCACCTATCACCTCCCCGATCCGCGCCACGCCGCCCTCGTCGCGGAGATCCGCCCCGATCTCGCGGCCGCGACCACGCTTCTGGTCGAGGCCGGCCCCGAGGAAGAGGCCGCGCTCAAGGCGCGTATCGCCACCGATCCGGGGCTGATGTTTGCCACCGACGGCCCGACGCTCCCCGAGATCCTGCCCGAGGATCTGTGGCAAGAGCTCGCCACCGTGGCCACCGCGCGCGGCATGCCCGCGGTTCTGGTCGCCAAGATGCGCCCGGCCTTCCTGTCGATGATCCTGTCGATCCCGCCCTGCGCGCTCACCGAGATGGCCGAGGGCGGCGGCGGGCTCGACAAGGCGCTGATGGCCGAGGCCGCGGCGCGCGATCTGCCGGTGCGCGCGGTCGAGCCCTATGACACGCTCTTCACCCTCTTCGAGGAGATCCCGCAGGAGGATACCGAGGCGATGATCCGCGCGACGCTGGTCGGCGCGGAGGATGGCCCGTCGAATTCGGTGACCATGGGCAACCTCTATTTCGCCCGCCAGCCGCGGCTGATCTGGGAATTCTCGCGCCATGAGGCGCTCGCGGCGGGCCTCGACCCCGAGGAGGTCGCGGCGCAGATGGATCTCGCCGAGGAGCTGCTCGTCGTGCGCCGCAACCGCGCCTGGATCGCGCCGGTCGAGGCCGCGCTCGCCGAGGGGCCGGCGGTGCTCGCGGTGGGCGCGCTGCATCTTTCGGGGGCGGTGGGGGTGCTCGCGCTCCTCGAGGCGGAGGGCTTCACCGTCACCCGTGTCGAT